AAGCGGGGTTACCACCGTGTTCCCCGCAGACACCCTGCTCCAGGCCCGGTTTGATCAATCGGCCTTTCTCCACGGCAATTCGCACCAGTTCGCCAACCCCGTCCCGATCTATTTCCATGAAAGGATTTCTGGCCAGGATTTTATTTTCAAGATAATGCGGAAGGAATTTGCCTTCGGCATCATCCCGGCTGAAGCCAAACGTGGTCTGGGTCAGATCGTTGGTGCCGAAGGAGAAGAAATCGGCATGTTTGGCAATCCGCTCCGCGATCATGCAAGCCCGGGGAAGTTCGATCATCGTCCCCACGGGGTATGATAATTTTACCGATGTCTCCTTCTCCACCTCGGCCATGACCCCTTCCACCAGTTCCCTGATGGCCTTGATCTCACCCTCATTCCCGACCAGCGGAATCATGATCTCCGGCATGATCCTGGCCTCCTCGACCCCTTCCTTGATGAGTTCCACTGCCGCTTCCAGAATGGCCCTGACTTGCATCCTGTAAATCTCGGGAAAGACCAGGCCCAGGCGGCAGCCCCGATGCCCCAGCATGGGATTGAACTCATGCAGGGCATTGACCTTCTGCCAGAGTGCCTCCTTCTCCTTCAACGCCGCGGATTCACCCTTTTTTCTCAGATCATTCACTTGCAGCAGCAGTTCATCGCGATCCGGTAGAAACTCATGTAGTGGCGGGTCAAGCAGCCGCACCGTGACCGGATAGCCGAGCATTGCTTCAAAGATTCCCTTGAAATCGTCCCGCTGCAACGGCAAGATGCGTTGCAGGGCCGCCTCTCTTTTTTCCATGGATTCGGCCAGAATCATCTCCTGGACCACGGGCAGGCGTTCCGGTGAGAAAAACATATGCTCGGTGCGGCAGAGGCCGATCCCTTCCGCACCCAGCTCTATAGCCCGGGCAGCATCCCCGGGGGTGTCAGCATTGGCCCTGACCTTCATCGTCCTGACCTGATCGGCCCAATCAAGGATGGTCTGGAAATCCCCGCTGATCCGGTGTTCGACCATCGGTACTTCACCCCACATCACCCTCCCCGTGGCTCCGTCGATGGAAATGACCTCCCCCCTGGTCACGGTCCGTCCGTCAACCTGCAAACACTGGTTTTCATTGTCTACCCGGATCTCTTCACTCCCGCAAACACAAGGTTTTCCCATTCCCCGCGCCACCACCGCTGCATGGCTGGTCATCCCCCCCCGGCTGGTAAGGATACCCTCGGCGGCGATCATTCCGTGAATATCATCCGGCGTTGTCTCCGTCCGGACCAGGATGACCTTGCGTCCTTTTTCACTCCATTCCTCGGCCGTATCCGCATCGAAAACCACCTGCCCCGCAGCGGCCCCCGGAGATGCCGGTAGCCCGCCGGCGATGACATCCAATGCCGCCCGCTCATCGATCTGGCGGTGCATCAACTGTTCAAGCTGATCCGGCTCTATCCTCGATATGGCCTCTTCCCTGGAGATAATCCCCTCCTCAACCAGATCCACGGCCACCTTCACTGCCGAAGCCGCCGTCCTCTTTCCCGTCCTCGTCTGTAGAAAATAAAGTTTCCCTTCCTCTATGGTAAATTCTATATCCTGCATATCCCTGTAATGCTTCTCGAGTTTCTTGCAGAGGCGGATCAATTCATCGTAGATCCGGGGCATTTCGTCTTTCAATTCATCGATATGTTTCGGGGTACGAATTCCGGCCACCACATCTTCACCCTGGGCATTGATCAGGTATTCCCCGTACAGTTTGTTTTCTCCGGTGGAGGGGTTGCGGGTAAAGATAACCCCCGTACCACTGCTCTCGCCACGGTTGCCAAAAACCATCGTCTGCACATTTACCGCCGTTCCCAGATCATCGGGAATATTGTTTGCCCTTCTGTAAACGTTTGCCCGCGGCGTGTTCCAGGAATCAAAAACAGCCTGAATCGAACGAAAAAGTTGTTCCCGGGGATCGTTGGGGAATGGCTGCGCGGTTTCTTTCTCGGTCACAGCGATGAACCGATCTATGATTACCTCCAGCGCCTCTTCATCAAGTTCAATATCGGTCTGGAAGCCCCTTCTATCCTTTTCCTCCTGCATGATTCCATCAAAATCATGTTCCACCTTGAGCACCACATCACTGTACATCTGTATAAAACGACGATAGCAATCCAGAGCAAAGCGGCGGTCGCCAACCTGCCTGGCCAGACCCTCCGTTGTTTCCCGGTTCAGGCCCAGATTCAAGATAGTATCCATCATCCCGGGCATGGACACCACTGCCCCGGAACGCACGGAGAGCAACAAGGGTTTTTCTGCATCACCGAACCTCTTGCCCATCTTCTTTTCCAGCGCTTTCAGATGCTCCTCGACTTCCTCTTTCAAGGAAGAAGACATCGTCTGCCCTTCCTCGTAATAACGGATACAAGCTTCTGTAGTCACCACGAAACCGGGGGGAACGACCAGCCCGATGCGGATCATTTCCGCCAGGTTGGCCCCTTTCCCTCCCAGCAGTGCTTTCATCTCTGCTCGCCCTTCCTCAAAACTGTACACCTGCTTTTCGGGGATGATGGCCATATTCTTTCAAAAACCTCCTTGGTAGATATTTTTCCTGACGCAGGGCTCTACCCTTGCGTTCCTCGGCTCCGAAAAGATGGGCCCGCCGTTGGACTCTACAAAGATATCGCTTTTATTATTAACGGACCGGGAACCGTTATTCATATTTTATTTCAAGTGATCTGGATTAATGAAAATTCCGCATAACGGTTGAACATTTTTTTTATCCGCGCCAGCATGTTGAGGCGATTATTCCGCAGCGATTCGTCATCGGCCATAACCAGGACTTTATCAAAAAACAGATCGACGTCTGCCCTCAGGCTTCCGAAGGTGGATAGAACCCCCTCGTAATTGGATTCCGCCCATTCCTCCCCACTTTGGATTTCAGCCTCCTGCAAGGCCTGCCAGAGCCGGGATTCAGCCGGGTCTTCGAACAGGGAATCATCTACATCACCACCGCCCGGAATGTGGCGGACCATGTTATGCACCCTGGTATAGAGAGCCAACGCATCTTCAAGATATTTTTGTCCACGGGCCTCCTGCAAAACCGATGCCCGTTTGAACAGATCGGCAATGATTTCGTACGGCACTGCCAGAACCGCATCTATTATATCATAGGGTAGATTTTTTTCCTTCAAAAACAGGTATCTGATCCTCTGTGTAACAAAATCCCCCATCTTCTGCCTGGCCTCTTCCCCTTCTGCAGGTTCTTTCCCGCCGTTTTGCTCGATCTGCAAAAATGCTTCATTGATGGCCCGGGGGAGAGAGACCGGGATCTTTTTCTCCAGGAGGATACTTGCCATCCCCAATGCCTGCCTTCTCAAAGCATAGGGGTCTTCCGACCCGGTAGGCTGTATACCGGCGTAAAAACAAGAGGCCAACGTGTCCAGCCTGTCGGCAAGTGACACGAGCAATCCGGCATTGGAAGAAGGCAGATCATCACCCGCAGATCTGGGCAGGTAATGTTCATACACTGCCCCGGCAACCCCTTCCCCCTCTCCGCTCAGAATGGCATATTCCCTGCCCATGACTCCCTGCAACTCGGGAAATTCCTTGACCATGTTGGTGATCAGATCGGCTTTGCATAGATAGGCTGCCCTCCCCGCTTCTTCCAGATCCCGGGAGGAGAGGCCCCATTGTTCCCCCATGTATTGCGTAAGATGTTTAATCCTTCCGGTTTTTTCGAACAGGGAGCCCACCGCTTCCAGAAAAACAACCTTTTTCAGATCGGGTACATACTCATCCAGCCCGATCTTCGCATCTTCGCGGTAGAAAAAAACTGCGTCGGCCAGACGGGCCTCGATCACCTTCTCGTAGCCCCGCTGTGTATGTTCGCTGTGAAGATTGTTGCTGATCCCCAGAAAATTGGGCATCAATTCTCCCGTAGAAAGCGAAACCACGGGGAAAAAACGCTGATGCACCTGCATCGTCGTCACCAGAACTTCCGGGGGTATGCTCAGATATTCTTCCGGGAACGACCCGCTGATCGCCACGGGATATTCAACAAGGTAAGAAACTTCTTCCAGCAATTCCGGCGTGTACAGGGGTTTCCCGCCCAATTCCGCTGCACTTTCCATCAGCATTTCCAGGATATACTCTTTCCGTTCCTGCCTGTCGATGATGACATGATTATCCTTCATGGCCCGGAAATATTCATCTGCATCCACCAACTCGATGGCCCCACCGGAAAGAAATCGGTGGCCGTATGTTTTTCTTGAGGAAAGCACGCCGGCAAAATCAAAATTCACTTCCCGGTGTCCAAAAAGGCATAAAAGCCAGCGTACGGGCCGCGCAAAGCGGGTTCCTTTTTTCTGCCAGTACATGGATCTCGGAAATCTGATCAAGCTGGCAATCTGGTACATCAATGCCGGAAGCAATTCCATGGTTGGTTTTCCGTAAACCTCTTTTTGGGCCACAAGGTATTCCGTCCCGTTGATCGTTTTTCTGGCGAGATCCTCCACTTCTACCCCGGCACGCCGGGCAAAACCTGTAGAAGCAGCGGTGGGGAATCCATCATGGTCAAAAGCGTTCTTGACCGGAGGCCCTTTCAGTTCTTTCACCAGATCCTCCTGGCCTTCGGCCACCCCTTCGAGCATCACGGCCAATCGGCGCGGTGTGGACCAGCTTCGTGCCCCGCTGAACCTGATTCTTTTTTCTTCAAACAGTGACGTTGCAATATCCTTTATCTGTTGCGTGGCCGAAGCCAGATACCGCGAAGGAATCTCCTCACAACCTATTTCCAGGAGCAGATTAGCGGGCAATTGTTTCGCCTCCTTGCATCAGTGGATAATTGATCTGCTCACGTTGTTCCAGATATTTTCGGGCACAGGTCCGTGCCAGGGAACGAACCCTGGCAATAAAACCTGTTCTTTCGGTGACACTTATCGCCCCCCTGGCCTCCAGCAGATTGAATACATGCGAACACTTCAGAATATAATCGTAAGCAGGTATGATCAAATCACTCTGTAGTAGAGTGCGTGCTTCTTCCTCGTAGAGAGTGAAAAGCCGAAGCAACATATCCATATCGGATGCCTCGAAACTGTAAGTGGAATGTTCCCATTCCGCCCTTCGGAAGATCTCCCCGTAAGATACACCCTTCTTCCATATGAGGTCATAGACGTTATCCCTGTCCTGAATATACATCGCTATCCGTTCCAACCCGTATGTGATCTCCACCGCGACCTCTTCCACATCAAAGCCCCCGACCTGCTGAAAATATGTGAACTGGGTTATCTCCATCCCGTCGAGCCATACCTCCCACCCCAATCCCCAGGCTCCGAGTGTCGGTGACTCCCAGTTGTCTTCCACGAAACGGATGTCATGTTCGGCCGGATCAACCCCCAGAACTCTCAGGCTCTCTATGTACAGATCCTGTATATCGGCCGGAGCAGGTTTGATGATCACCTGGAATTGCAAATGCTGGAAAAGCCTGTTGGGATTCTCCCCGTAGCGCCCATCCTGCGGCCTTCGCGAAGGCTCCAGGTAAGCCACCGCCCATGGTT
Above is a genomic segment from Bacillota bacterium containing:
- a CDS encoding pyruvate, phosphate dikinase — translated: MIPEKQVYSFEEGRAEMKALLGGKGANLAEMIRIGLVVPPGFVVTTEACIRYYEEGQTMSSSLKEEVEEHLKALEKKMGKRFGDAEKPLLLSVRSGAVVSMPGMMDTILNLGLNRETTEGLARQVGDRRFALDCYRRFIQMYSDVVLKVEHDFDGIMQEEKDRRGFQTDIELDEEALEVIIDRFIAVTEKETAQPFPNDPREQLFRSIQAVFDSWNTPRANVYRRANNIPDDLGTAVNVQTMVFGNRGESSGTGVIFTRNPSTGENKLYGEYLINAQGEDVVAGIRTPKHIDELKDEMPRIYDELIRLCKKLEKHYRDMQDIEFTIEEGKLYFLQTRTGKRTAASAVKVAVDLVEEGIISREEAISRIEPDQLEQLMHRQIDERAALDVIAGGLPASPGAAAGQVVFDADTAEEWSEKGRKVILVRTETTPDDIHGMIAAEGILTSRGGMTSHAAVVARGMGKPCVCGSEEIRVDNENQCLQVDGRTVTRGEVISIDGATGRVMWGEVPMVEHRISGDFQTILDWADQVRTMKVRANADTPGDAARAIELGAEGIGLCRTEHMFFSPERLPVVQEMILAESMEKREAALQRILPLQRDDFKGIFEAMLGYPVTVRLLDPPLHEFLPDRDELLLQVNDLRKKGESAALKEKEALWQKVNALHEFNPMLGHRGCRLGLVFPEIYRMQVRAILEAAVELIKEGVEEARIMPEIMIPLVGNEGEIKAIRELVEGVMAEVEKETSVKLSYPVGTMIELPRACMIAERIAKHADFFSFGTNDLTQTTFGFSRDDAEGKFLPHYLENKILARNPFMEIDRDGVGELVRIAVEKGRLIKPGLEQGVCGEHGGNPASVKFFREVGLDYVSCSPFRVPVARLAAAQAAINQSR
- a CDS encoding glycine--tRNA ligase subunit beta is translated as MPANLLLEIGCEEIPSRYLASATQQIKDIATSLFEEKRIRFSGARSWSTPRRLAVMLEGVAEGQEDLVKELKGPPVKNAFDHDGFPTAASTGFARRAGVEVEDLARKTINGTEYLVAQKEVYGKPTMELLPALMYQIASLIRFPRSMYWQKKGTRFARPVRWLLCLFGHREVNFDFAGVLSSRKTYGHRFLSGGAIELVDADEYFRAMKDNHVIIDRQERKEYILEMLMESAAELGGKPLYTPELLEEVSYLVEYPVAISGSFPEEYLSIPPEVLVTTMQVHQRFFPVVSLSTGELMPNFLGISNNLHSEHTQRGYEKVIEARLADAVFFYREDAKIGLDEYVPDLKKVVFLEAVGSLFEKTGRIKHLTQYMGEQWGLSSRDLEEAGRAAYLCKADLITNMVKEFPELQGVMGREYAILSGEGEGVAGAVYEHYLPRSAGDDLPSSNAGLLVSLADRLDTLASCFYAGIQPTGSEDPYALRRQALGMASILLEKKIPVSLPRAINEAFLQIEQNGGKEPAEGEEARQKMGDFVTQRIRYLFLKEKNLPYDIIDAVLAVPYEIIADLFKRASVLQEARGQKYLEDALALYTRVHNMVRHIPGGGDVDDSLFEDPAESRLWQALQEAEIQSGEEWAESNYEGVLSTFGSLRADVDLFFDKVLVMADDESLRNNRLNMLARIKKMFNRYAEFSLIQIT
- the glyQ gene encoding glycine--tRNA ligase subunit alpha, with product MVFQNIIVFLQKFWMEQDCLLWYPYDMEKGAGTMNPATFLRALGPEPWAVAYLEPSRRPQDGRYGENPNRLFQHLQFQVIIKPAPADIQDLYIESLRVLGVDPAEHDIRFVEDNWESPTLGAWGLGWEVWLDGMEITQFTYFQQVGGFDVEEVAVEITYGLERIAMYIQDRDNVYDLIWKKGVSYGEIFRRAEWEHSTYSFEASDMDMLLRLFTLYEEEARTLLQSDLIIPAYDYILKCSHVFNLLEARGAISVTERTGFIARVRSLARTCARKYLEQREQINYPLMQGGETIAR